In Euphorbia lathyris chromosome 10, ddEupLath1.1, whole genome shotgun sequence, a single genomic region encodes these proteins:
- the LOC136209194 gene encoding lipid phosphate phosphatase delta yields MESIALWQGLSLCGMISWIVISSCFNLTRKIRSLVQPWVTQHVITETSLIIRIQEHQHRFFDALFSLLSCVVSVPFYTAFLPFLFWSGHGKLAREMTLLMALCDYIGNCIKDMVSAPRPSCPPVRRITATKDEEENALEYGLPSSHTLNTVCLSGYLLHYVLSHTENLDAKVEFAGFAIVCLLVGLIAFGRIYLGMHSLVDVMGGFTIGLAVLPFWLTVNEYIDDFIVAGQNVTTFWAVLSFLFLFAYPTPEFPTPSFEFHTAFTGVAFGIVSGIQQTYHQFHHEDVPRLFAQLTIPAFLGRILVGLPTILIVKFCSKTLAKWVLPVISNTLSIPIKSTSYIPMLNGSVSDKKTDKIKQSGGYINKLFFFSQQDSFDVDTGIRFLQYAGLAWSVVDLVPSLFSHLGL; encoded by the exons ATGGAGAGCATAGCATTGTGGCAAGGTCTGAGTCTTTGTGGAATGATTTCATGGATTGTGATTTCTTCTTGTTTCAATTTGACCCGAAAGATCAGATCTTTGGTTCAACCATGGGTGACCCAACACGTCATCACTGAAACTTCTCTCATCATCCGAATCCAG GAGCATCAGCATAGATTTTTTGATGCGCTGTTCTCTTTGTTGTCCTGTGTTGTTTCGGTGCCCTTTTATACTgcttttcttccttttcttttctgg AGTGGACATGGAAAACTTGCTAGGGAAATGACCCTTCTTATGGCTTTGTGTGATTATATAGGGAATTGCATAAAG GATATGGTTTCAGCTCCTAGACCAAGTTGTCCTCCTGTTAGAAGAATAACTGCCACAAAAGATGAGGAAGAGAATGCTCTGGAATATGGACTACCTTCTTCCCACACCCTTAACACAGTTTGCCTATCTGG GTACCTGCTGCATTATGTCTTATCTCATACCGAAAATCTCGATGCCAAAGTGGAGTTTGCAGGATTTGCAATTGTTTGTTTGCTTGTGGGTCTTATTGCCTTTG GAAGAATCTACCTTGGCATGCACAGTTTGGTTGATGTTATGGGTGGTTTTACCATTGGGTTGGCAGTCCTACCATTTTGGCTCACTGTGAATGAATACATTGATGATTTCATTGTTGCAGGACAAAATG TTACAACTTTCTGGGCTGTCTTAagctttttgtttctttttgctTATCCAACTCCTGAATTTCCTACTCCGAGTTTCGAGTTCCATACAGCCTTCACTGGTGTTGCATTTGGAATA GTTTCTGGGATTCAGCAAACATACCACCAATTCCACCATGAAGATGTACCTCGCCTATTTGCACAACTCACAATCCCTGCCTTTTTGGGAAGAATACTTGTAGGCCTACCAACAATACTTATAGTCAAATTCTGCAGCAAGACTCTGGCTAAATGGGTTCTTCCTGTGATATCAAACACCTTGAGCATCCCCATTAAGTCAACTAGCTATATTCCCATGTTAAATGGATCGGTTAGCGACAAGAAAACCGACAAAATTAAGCAATCAGGTGGTTATATCAACAAGTTATTTTTCTTCTCTCAGCAGGACTCGTTTGATGTTGATACTGGAATTAGATTCCTTCAATATGCAGGCCTTGCTTGGTCTGTTGTAGATCTTGTTCCTTCACTCTTTTCTCATCTGGGCTTGTAG